In Pedobacter sp. WC2423, the following are encoded in one genomic region:
- the mutY gene encoding A/G-specific adenine glycosylase, whose translation MAFQQELTSWYLVNKRNLPWRHTQDPYIIWLSEIILQQTRVEQGLPYFNRFLEAYPTVSDFAAATETQILKLWQGLGYYSRGRNMLFTARQIMDLYGGVFPVSYRELIKLKGIGEYTAAAISSFSSGEAMAVLDGNVFRVLSRYFGISTPINSTLGKKQFSELAQSLIGDQDPALYNQAIMEFGALQCKPKSPDCEICPLMLSCYAKNNKLIPVLPVKLKTVKVRTRYINYFICEDDNKVLVNKRILEDVWQHLYDFPSIETLTEADVNHEEFVEKVKQNFGSAVVIRPLMQVKHLLTHQIIYVQFFGLDNYIINFNISAEANWVTWADLDQLPQPKILTKFINFYFNK comes from the coding sequence ATGGCATTTCAGCAAGAGCTTACCAGCTGGTATCTGGTTAATAAAAGAAATCTCCCCTGGAGACATACACAAGACCCGTATATTATATGGTTGTCAGAAATTATTTTACAGCAAACCAGGGTAGAGCAGGGATTGCCATATTTTAACCGTTTTCTGGAAGCATATCCTACTGTTTCAGATTTCGCAGCTGCTACAGAAACGCAGATTCTGAAGCTTTGGCAGGGGTTGGGGTATTATTCTCGCGGTAGAAATATGTTATTTACAGCGCGCCAGATCATGGATTTATATGGTGGGGTTTTTCCTGTCAGCTACCGGGAACTGATCAAACTTAAAGGTATTGGTGAATACACAGCAGCAGCAATTTCTTCCTTTTCTTCTGGTGAGGCAATGGCAGTTTTAGATGGAAATGTGTTTCGCGTACTCTCGAGATATTTTGGAATCAGTACTCCGATTAATAGTACTTTGGGCAAAAAACAATTCTCAGAACTTGCACAATCTTTAATCGGTGATCAGGATCCTGCTTTGTATAATCAGGCGATTATGGAATTTGGTGCTTTACAATGTAAACCTAAATCTCCTGATTGTGAGATTTGTCCTTTAATGCTTTCCTGTTATGCTAAAAATAATAAGCTGATTCCGGTACTTCCGGTTAAGCTTAAAACAGTAAAGGTCAGAACACGCTATATAAATTATTTTATTTGCGAAGATGACAATAAAGTACTCGTTAATAAAAGGATTTTGGAGGATGTGTGGCAACATTTATATGATTTCCCCAGTATAGAAACTTTAACGGAAGCGGATGTTAATCATGAGGAGTTTGTGGAAAAAGTTAAACAAAATTTTGGATCAGCTGTTGTTATCCGGCCGCTGATGCAAGTGAAACATTTATTGACACACCAAATTATATACGTTCAATTTTTTGGTTTAGATAATTATATCATTAACTTTAATATTAGCGCAGAAGCGAATTGGGTCACATGGGCCGATTTGGATCAGCTGCCACAACCAAAAATTCTAACCAAATTTATTAACTTCTATTTTAACAAATAG
- a CDS encoding single-stranded DNA-binding protein → MSGINKVILVGHLGKDPEVRHLDGGVTVASFPLATSETYNKDGKRIEQTEWHNIVLWRGLAEVASKYLQKGKLVYIEGKLRTRSFEDREKIKKYVTEVVAENFTILGRKSDFENTPVTTNSTPKSENDYLDADGISGDLPF, encoded by the coding sequence ATGTCAGGTATTAACAAAGTAATTTTAGTTGGACATTTAGGGAAGGATCCTGAAGTCCGTCACCTAGATGGTGGTGTTACCGTTGCAAGCTTTCCGCTGGCTACATCAGAAACTTATAATAAAGATGGAAAACGCATAGAACAAACAGAATGGCATAACATTGTGTTGTGGAGAGGATTAGCCGAAGTGGCATCGAAGTATCTGCAAAAGGGAAAACTCGTTTATATAGAAGGAAAACTACGTACACGGTCATTTGAAGACCGGGAGAAGATAAAAAAATATGTAACTGAAGTCGTGGCTGAGAATTTTACGATTCTGGGCAGGAAAAGCGATTTTGAAAATACACCGGTAACGACTAACAGTACGCCTAAAAGTGAAAATGATTACCTGGATGCAGATGGTATCTCGGGTGATTTGCCTTTTTAA
- a CDS encoding DUF4270 domain-containing protein produces the protein MKFSKLDLLTLLISLFLFSSCKDSSTIGLDINPATAATGILLDTVTVTSRTELDDPASTYPPATATSAVGLVRYPLGQMTDPIFGSTTANLAMAVTLPGSTGYSFGKAAEIDSAVLVMSYATNTAVPAAVQATIGSQLAQFYGDSTSTFNVRVTQLNSNLSTQNGFLNTTDYASTDLLGSATITPRPNTSVRVVRVIAGAADTAYNAGPQLRIKLSPALIKSKIMALDSVTLSTNANLAAAFKGLKVTASLASGKPGAVMFLNFAGSSSNLEIYYKKQNATTTTLRDTVAAMFPISAPAGPVAATVKHDYTNTAIAAQVKTPADYAVTYLQAMSGVRNKITFPYLKNLKASIGKIVINKAELVIDISDPTDSVPFKIPPRLSLYRLDLAKQRQNLPDNNVASTNNPSGDPRALLPFGGFYDKTKKSYTFVVTSYIQDIVDGKTVDYGTYLVPTATTEFNLQPYATSAGRAVIGSFNNPANRKIRLNIYYVKNPN, from the coding sequence ATGAAATTTTCAAAACTAGACTTATTGACCCTGTTGATAAGTCTTTTTCTTTTTTCGTCTTGTAAAGACTCCAGTACTATCGGTTTAGATATTAATCCTGCTACCGCAGCTACAGGGATTCTTCTGGATACAGTTACGGTTACTTCCCGCACTGAATTAGATGACCCTGCCTCAACATATCCTCCTGCAACTGCAACTTCAGCGGTTGGATTGGTCAGATATCCACTTGGACAAATGACTGATCCGATTTTCGGTTCAACTACAGCAAATCTGGCTATGGCAGTTACCTTACCAGGCAGTACAGGGTATAGTTTTGGCAAAGCTGCTGAAATTGACTCGGCAGTGCTGGTAATGTCTTATGCAACAAATACCGCAGTTCCAGCTGCAGTTCAGGCAACTATCGGAAGTCAGCTTGCCCAGTTTTACGGAGACAGTACTTCAACATTCAATGTTAGAGTAACTCAGTTAAACTCGAACCTTTCCACTCAAAACGGCTTCCTGAATACTACGGATTACGCATCAACCGATCTTCTTGGTTCTGCAACAATAACACCAAGGCCGAACACCTCTGTGAGAGTTGTCAGAGTAATTGCTGGCGCAGCAGACACTGCATATAATGCTGGTCCTCAATTAAGAATTAAATTATCACCAGCATTGATCAAAAGTAAGATCATGGCACTGGACTCTGTAACTTTAAGTACAAATGCTAATTTAGCAGCTGCCTTTAAAGGCTTAAAAGTAACTGCAAGCCTGGCTTCAGGAAAACCTGGGGCAGTCATGTTCCTTAATTTTGCTGGCAGCAGCTCTAACCTGGAGATTTATTATAAAAAACAAAATGCAACAACGACAACGCTCAGAGATACAGTAGCAGCAATGTTCCCGATATCTGCACCTGCAGGGCCAGTTGCAGCAACTGTAAAACATGATTACACGAATACAGCAATTGCAGCCCAGGTAAAAACTCCCGCAGATTACGCAGTAACTTATTTGCAGGCGATGAGCGGAGTAAGGAACAAGATAACATTTCCTTACCTGAAAAACCTGAAAGCTTCCATTGGAAAAATTGTTATTAATAAAGCTGAATTAGTGATTGACATCAGCGACCCTACAGATTCAGTTCCATTTAAAATACCACCTCGTCTTTCTTTATACAGATTGGATCTTGCGAAACAAAGACAAAATTTACCGGATAATAATGTGGCCTCAACGAATAATCCATCAGGTGATCCGCGGGCATTATTACCATTCGGAGGGTTTTATGATAAAACGAAAAAAAGCTATACGTTTGTCGTAACCAGCTATATTCAGGATATTGTTGACGGAAAAACTGTAGATTACGGAACATATTTGGTACCGACAGCTACAACTGAATTTAATTTACAACCTTATGCAACCTCAGCAGGAAGAGCTGTTATCGGTTCATTTAATAACCCTGCGAACCGAAAAATAAGACTTAATATTTATTACGTTAAGAACCCTAATTAG
- the radA gene encoding DNA repair protein RadA — protein sequence MAKTKSAYFCQSCGYESAKWLGKCPSCNSWNTFVEEVIEKPGASVPAWQTSGSTKRSNKPNKITNIAFSEENKLSTNDLELDRVLGGGLVAGSVVLIGGEPGIGKSTLMLQLALNITGKKVLYVSGEESEQQIKMRAERITSNPTADCYILTETSTQNIFKQIEVLEPDIIVVDSIQTLHSAHIDSTPGSVSQVRECTAELLRFAKETDTPVFLIGHITKDGAIAGPKILEHMVDTVLQFEGDRHHVYRILRSIKNRFGAAAELGIYAMHSGGLRQVSNPSEILLSQRDEELSGIAIAATLEGARPMLIETQALVSTAAYGTPQRSATGFDTRRMNMLLAVLEKRCGFRLSTRDVFLNIAGGIKVEDPAIDLAILAAIISSHEDIFISSKICFAAEVGLSGEIRAVNRIEQRIAEADKLGFERIFVSNYNLKGLITDKYKLEITGVNKIEDVFSLLFG from the coding sequence TTGGCTAAAACTAAATCAGCATATTTCTGTCAGAGTTGTGGGTATGAATCAGCCAAATGGCTTGGAAAATGCCCATCTTGTAATTCCTGGAATACTTTCGTAGAGGAAGTTATTGAAAAACCAGGAGCCAGTGTTCCTGCATGGCAAACATCCGGTTCTACGAAAAGATCCAATAAACCCAACAAGATTACCAACATTGCGTTTTCTGAGGAAAATAAGCTCTCCACCAATGATCTTGAACTCGACCGGGTACTGGGTGGTGGTTTAGTGGCCGGATCTGTAGTTTTAATCGGAGGTGAACCGGGTATAGGTAAATCAACACTGATGCTGCAACTTGCATTAAACATTACTGGCAAAAAAGTACTCTATGTTTCAGGCGAAGAAAGTGAACAGCAGATTAAAATGCGCGCAGAAAGGATTACCAGTAATCCAACCGCAGACTGTTATATCCTTACTGAAACCTCCACACAAAACATCTTTAAGCAAATTGAGGTGCTTGAACCCGATATTATTGTAGTGGATTCCATCCAGACACTTCATTCTGCACATATTGATTCTACACCGGGCAGTGTTTCTCAAGTAAGGGAATGTACTGCTGAATTGCTGCGTTTTGCCAAAGAAACGGATACTCCCGTCTTTTTAATAGGTCATATTACTAAAGATGGAGCGATTGCAGGTCCTAAAATCCTGGAACACATGGTAGACACCGTTTTACAATTTGAAGGCGACAGACATCATGTTTACAGGATTCTCCGTTCTATTAAAAACAGATTTGGTGCCGCAGCAGAATTAGGCATTTATGCCATGCACAGCGGCGGGCTCAGACAAGTTTCCAATCCTTCGGAAATCCTGCTTTCTCAAAGAGATGAGGAATTAAGTGGTATTGCCATTGCCGCGACTCTCGAGGGGGCAAGGCCAATGTTAATTGAAACGCAGGCCTTGGTTAGCACTGCAGCTTACGGAACGCCTCAGCGGTCAGCTACGGGCTTTGATACCCGAAGAATGAATATGCTCCTTGCTGTACTGGAAAAACGCTGTGGCTTTAGGTTAAGTACAAGAGATGTATTCTTAAATATTGCTGGTGGGATTAAAGTGGAAGATCCTGCAATTGACCTTGCGATTCTTGCGGCCATTATTTCATCGCATGAGGATATTTTCATCTCTTCAAAAATCTGTTTTGCAGCAGAGGTTGGCTTATCAGGAGAAATCCGTGCAGTAAACAGAATAGAACAGCGGATTGCTGAAGCTGACAAGCTGGGATTTGAAAGGATCTTTGTTTCCAATTATAATTTAAAAGGTCTGATTACAGATAAATATAAACTGGAGATTACAGGAGTGAACAAAATTGAAGATGTCTTTTCTTTATTGTTCGGATAA
- a CDS encoding HU family DNA-binding protein, giving the protein MTKADIISEISTKTGIEKVDVQETVEAFFKVIKSSMIGGENVYVRGFGSFVVKKRAQKTARNISKNTAIIIPEHFVPSFKPAKVFVDKVKNNSKKLSVEA; this is encoded by the coding sequence ATGACTAAGGCAGATATTATTTCAGAAATATCAACGAAAACAGGAATTGAAAAGGTAGATGTACAGGAAACCGTTGAGGCGTTTTTCAAAGTAATCAAAAGCAGTATGATCGGTGGCGAAAATGTCTATGTTAGGGGTTTTGGAAGTTTTGTTGTTAAGAAAAGAGCACAAAAAACTGCCAGAAATATTTCAAAAAACACTGCGATTATTATTCCGGAGCATTTTGTACCAAGTTTCAAACCAGCAAAAGTTTTTGTTGATAAAGTAAAAAACAATTCAAAAAAACTAAGCGTAGAAGCTTAA
- a CDS encoding glycogen/starch synthase: protein MAKTKLLIVTHEMSPFLELTKISEITRQLPQAMQEKGFEIRILMPRFGNINERRNRLHEVIRLSGMNIMIDDNDNPLIIKVASIPAARMQVYFLDNEDYFQRKYVFRDKENKFYADNDERTIFFCKGALETVKKLGWAPDIVHCHGWMTSLVPVYIKTSYKNDPTFKNSKVVYSVYENCFTETLHADLHKKAVMNNMTADDTKVFENADSNTLHIGAITYSDAVVLADEKIDADVLKFVKDSNKPTLAFNLTENFENFYALYEEISNDELVSIA, encoded by the coding sequence ATGGCAAAAACGAAGCTACTGATTGTTACACACGAGATGTCGCCTTTCCTGGAACTCACCAAAATTTCAGAGATTACCCGTCAATTACCTCAGGCTATGCAGGAAAAAGGATTTGAGATCCGTATTCTTATGCCAAGGTTCGGTAACATCAATGAACGGAGGAACAGGCTGCACGAAGTTATTCGTTTATCGGGAATGAACATCATGATTGATGACAATGACAACCCGCTTATTATCAAAGTCGCATCTATTCCAGCAGCCCGTATGCAGGTTTACTTCCTGGATAATGAAGATTATTTCCAGCGCAAGTATGTATTCAGAGATAAAGAAAACAAGTTTTATGCAGACAATGACGAAAGAACAATCTTCTTTTGTAAAGGCGCACTGGAAACTGTTAAAAAATTAGGCTGGGCACCGGACATTGTACATTGCCATGGCTGGATGACTTCACTGGTTCCTGTTTACATCAAAACTTCTTACAAAAACGACCCTACATTCAAGAACTCTAAAGTTGTTTATTCTGTTTATGAAAACTGCTTCACTGAAACTTTACATGCTGATTTGCATAAAAAAGCAGTGATGAACAACATGACAGCAGACGACACCAAAGTTTTCGAAAATGCAGACAGCAATACTTTGCATATTGGTGCAATTACTTACTCGGACGCTGTAGTTCTGGCTGATGAAAAAATTGATGCTGATGTGTTAAAATTTGTTAAAGATTCAAATAAGCCAACTTTAGCCTTTAATTTAACCGAAAATTTCGAGAACTTCTACGCTTTATATGAAGAAATCTCGAATGATGAATTGGTTTCAATAGCATAA
- a CDS encoding IS3 family transposase gives MELRHQFDLDTLLNCISMARSTFYYYSKKASLPDKYEQVKIQINKVYHAHKGRFGYRRITLQLKRVGMAINHKTVFRLMGEMRLKSLIRIKKYRSYRGKLGKIAPNILNRNFKANQPMQKWATDVTEFKVKGKKLYLSPIIDLFNQEIISYELTDRPVFKGVLDMLKKVLPQARNTSQLVLHSDQGWQYQMPKYQQLLKANGIIQSMSRKGNCLDNAIIENFFGTLKSELFYLNEYESTDQLKKDINDYIWYYNKERIKLNLNGMSPMEYRAHYNKSNN, from the coding sequence ATGGAACTAAGGCATCAGTTCGACCTGGATACCCTGTTGAATTGTATTAGCATGGCAAGAAGTACATTTTATTATTATTCTAAGAAGGCCAGTTTGCCTGATAAATACGAACAGGTCAAGATCCAGATCAACAAGGTCTATCATGCCCATAAAGGTCGCTTCGGCTATCGGCGCATTACCTTGCAACTGAAACGGGTCGGAATGGCTATTAACCATAAGACTGTATTTAGATTGATGGGAGAAATGAGGTTGAAGAGCCTGATCAGGATAAAAAAATACAGGTCTTATAGGGGCAAGCTAGGGAAAATAGCTCCAAATATCCTTAATAGGAATTTCAAGGCTAACCAACCTATGCAAAAATGGGCCACAGATGTTACAGAATTCAAAGTCAAGGGAAAGAAATTGTACCTCTCTCCAATAATAGACCTGTTCAATCAGGAGATTATCAGCTATGAACTCACTGACAGGCCGGTTTTCAAGGGAGTATTGGACATGCTCAAAAAAGTATTACCACAAGCTAGGAATACTTCTCAGTTAGTCTTGCATTCTGACCAGGGATGGCAATACCAGATGCCAAAGTATCAGCAACTGCTAAAAGCAAATGGGATTATCCAAAGTATGTCCAGAAAAGGTAATTGCTTAGATAATGCTATAATTGAAAACTTTTTCGGAACCTTAAAATCGGAACTCTTCTACTTAAATGAATATGAATCGACAGATCAGCTCAAAAAAGATATAAATGACTATATCTGGTACTACAACAAGGAACGAATAAAATTGAACTTAAACGGAATGAGCCCGATGGAATATCGGGCTCATTATAACAAATCTAATAACTAA
- a CDS encoding tetratricopeptide repeat protein: MMNTIRSKQTLIIAAIILLAVFLFTRDIKGLVKPKKETSGVPAGGQLTSAGSTINLTEVSTAAKNSINANLAAEITTLENAYKTASEDQKVNAAKVLAEKWDDVEQAVPSALYLEIIAGKERNLNSWLAAGGRLMKAFDNTQDSLISPVLLQKANAAYTNAVALDSTNLEAKTGLGITVVSGMGAPMSGIAMLLDVIKKDPDNLKANMSLGTFAIKSGQFDKAITRFNGIIAKKPSPDAYFYLATAYENLGKNKEAVEAYLNSKKLAANPTLSNFIDKKVAELKTKN, encoded by the coding sequence ATGATGAACACTATCCGATCTAAACAAACACTAATTATTGCAGCAATAATTCTGCTGGCTGTATTTTTGTTTACAAGAGATATTAAAGGTTTAGTGAAGCCGAAGAAAGAAACATCTGGCGTTCCTGCCGGAGGGCAACTTACTTCAGCAGGCAGTACAATTAATTTAACAGAGGTCTCGACCGCTGCTAAAAATTCAATTAATGCTAACTTAGCTGCGGAAATCACTACATTGGAAAATGCGTATAAAACTGCATCTGAAGATCAGAAAGTGAACGCTGCGAAAGTTCTTGCAGAAAAATGGGATGATGTTGAACAAGCTGTTCCAAGCGCGTTATATCTGGAAATCATTGCTGGCAAAGAGCGAAACCTGAATAGCTGGTTAGCTGCTGGTGGCAGATTGATGAAAGCTTTTGACAATACACAGGATAGTTTAATATCTCCTGTATTATTACAGAAAGCAAATGCAGCTTATACGAATGCTGTAGCACTGGATTCAACAAATCTTGAAGCTAAAACCGGGTTGGGAATCACTGTTGTTAGCGGCATGGGTGCACCGATGTCGGGAATAGCAATGTTGCTGGACGTCATTAAAAAAGATCCTGATAACCTGAAAGCAAACATGAGCTTAGGAACTTTTGCAATAAAATCCGGACAATTTGACAAAGCAATAACCAGGTTCAATGGTATAATTGCTAAAAAGCCTTCACCAGATGCTTACTTCTATCTGGCTACAGCTTATGAGAACCTGGGTAAAAACAAAGAAGCTGTTGAGGCTTACCTGAACAGTAAAAAATTGGCGGCAAATCCAACCTTATCTAATTTCATTGATAAGAAGGTGGCTGAGCTAAAAACCAAAAACTAA
- a CDS encoding helix-turn-helix domain-containing protein produces MSEHYRSAKSLGEEYGITYSLFEDWFRIYEHLGAPGLLPRKGKRVFSPSFKLAVLKSIREEKLSLRAAVLRFGLSSDAGIIEWQKRFEKFGSSGLEPRPKGRLPMAYKENPANKRKPRKSDRPLTREEELLRENEYLRAENALLKKLQALVQAENKRKP; encoded by the coding sequence ATGTCGGAACATTATCGTTCTGCAAAATCTCTGGGTGAGGAATACGGGATTACTTATTCTCTTTTCGAAGATTGGTTTAGGATATACGAGCATCTGGGAGCTCCTGGATTACTTCCCAGAAAGGGGAAAAGAGTTTTTAGTCCATCCTTTAAGCTAGCAGTCCTGAAGTCAATTCGTGAAGAAAAGTTATCTTTGAGAGCGGCGGTGCTACGTTTTGGGCTTTCAAGTGATGCGGGAATTATCGAATGGCAGAAACGATTTGAGAAGTTTGGATCATCTGGACTAGAACCGCGACCTAAAGGAAGACTACCGATGGCATATAAGGAGAATCCAGCAAACAAGCGAAAACCGAGAAAATCGGATAGGCCACTTACCCGTGAGGAAGAGCTTTTACGGGAAAATGAATATTTACGTGCAGAGAATGCCCTGCTAAAAAAGCTCCAGGCCTTAGTTCAAGCCGAAAACAAGCGCAAGCCATAA
- a CDS encoding Rne/Rng family ribonuclease: protein MVKELIIDSSPTGVTIALIEDKQLVELHKEHINTNYAVGDIYLGRIKKIMPGLNAAFVDVGYEKDAFLHYFDLGPQVQSLLKLTKIKRNGTVSGTLLDNLKLEADINKAGKISEVVSKNMLIPVQIAKEPISTKGPRLSSDLSIAGRYIVLVPFSNVISISKKIKSNTERNRLKKIIESIKPKNFGVIIRTVSEGKGVEELQKDLLDSVSKWENFIKKLPEAEPSKRVWGEMDRTSTLIRDILSVDFTNVYVNDAGLFEDIRSYVHEISPEMEKIVKPYKHKEPIFEHFGIEKQIKNGFGKTVNLAGGAYLVVEHTEALHVIDVNSGNRTANKENQEDNALQVNKEAAKEIARQLRLRDMGGIVVIDFIDMHKPVNRKMLFDYLRELMLLDRAKHTILPPSKFGLVQITRQRVRPEMNIVTSEVCPMCHGTGEIKASIVLMDDIESNMNYILREQNEKNITLCVHPYIEAFIKKGVYSLQWKWFFKFGQKIKVKAVPSYLLTEFHFISSKDEEIKL, encoded by the coding sequence TTGGTAAAGGAATTAATTATCGATTCGTCTCCTACGGGAGTAACCATAGCTTTGATTGAAGATAAACAACTTGTAGAACTTCATAAAGAACACATCAACACAAATTACGCCGTAGGCGATATTTATTTAGGCCGCATAAAGAAAATTATGCCGGGACTAAATGCTGCGTTTGTTGATGTGGGTTATGAGAAAGATGCTTTTTTGCATTATTTCGATCTTGGTCCGCAAGTTCAATCTTTATTAAAGCTTACAAAAATTAAGCGGAATGGCACTGTTAGTGGGACGTTATTAGACAATTTAAAGCTTGAAGCCGATATTAATAAGGCTGGCAAAATATCTGAGGTCGTTTCCAAAAACATGCTTATACCTGTTCAAATAGCTAAAGAGCCTATTTCAACAAAAGGACCGCGTCTAAGCTCTGATCTTTCTATTGCAGGACGGTACATTGTATTAGTCCCATTTTCTAATGTAATATCAATCTCGAAAAAAATTAAGAGTAATACAGAACGTAATCGTTTAAAAAAGATTATTGAAAGTATTAAGCCTAAAAACTTCGGTGTGATCATCAGAACAGTTTCTGAAGGCAAAGGGGTTGAAGAATTGCAAAAAGACTTATTGGATTCTGTCTCAAAGTGGGAAAATTTCATTAAGAAATTACCTGAAGCTGAGCCTTCCAAACGTGTTTGGGGAGAGATGGACAGAACGTCAACGTTAATTCGTGACATTTTAAGTGTTGACTTCACTAACGTTTATGTGAACGATGCAGGCTTGTTTGAAGATATCCGTTCTTACGTGCATGAAATTTCTCCGGAAATGGAGAAAATAGTAAAACCTTACAAGCACAAGGAACCTATATTCGAGCATTTCGGAATTGAAAAACAAATTAAGAATGGCTTTGGCAAAACCGTAAATCTTGCCGGTGGAGCTTATCTTGTTGTTGAACATACCGAGGCTCTTCACGTGATCGACGTTAACAGCGGTAACAGAACAGCTAATAAAGAAAACCAGGAAGACAATGCCTTACAGGTAAACAAGGAAGCTGCAAAGGAAATTGCGCGTCAGCTCAGACTACGTGATATGGGTGGTATTGTAGTGATCGATTTTATCGATATGCACAAACCAGTAAACCGTAAAATGTTATTTGACTATCTGCGTGAACTGATGTTACTGGATCGTGCTAAACACACTATTCTGCCTCCAAGTAAGTTCGGCCTTGTGCAAATTACACGTCAGCGTGTTCGTCCTGAGATGAACATTGTGACCAGTGAAGTTTGTCCAATGTGTCATGGTACTGGTGAAATTAAAGCGAGTATCGTTTTAATGGATGATATTGAAAGTAATATGAACTACATTTTGCGTGAGCAGAATGAAAAAAACATTACGCTTTGTGTACACCCGTATATAGAAGCCTTTATCAAAAAGGGTGTTTACTCCCTGCAATGGAAGTGGTTCTTTAAATTCGGACAGAAAATTAAAGTTAAGGCAGTTCCGTCTTACTTATTAACAGAGTTTCATTTTATATCCTCTAAAGACGAAGAAATAAAGTTATAA